The Heliorestis convoluta genome includes the window AGTTACTGTTATAGGGAAAGAGAAAAGAGGGTTATGTCTTGAAATACAAAGAACTTTCAGAAGATACAGAAAGATTGCTTAATAATCTGATAGATTGCTTTGCCATCTATCAAGCCCTTCTTGATGAAAAAGGAGACCCAGAAGATTTTACTGTTGTCTACCTCAATCGTGCAGCCCTTCAGTTTATTCGACGAGGAAAAGAAGATATTATCGGAAGAAAATTAAGTGACCTTATTCCAAATTTTCGGCGCTCCCGAATGTTTGTACTCCTCTGTGACGTTGTGAAAAAGAATAGACCTACAGAAATGGATTGCTTTGAATCGCTTAACTTTGCCCATGAGAGGAAGCTCGCCCAGGTTAGAATCAGTTACTATAAGGAAAAGACAGTGGCCGTTTCCTGGCGTGATCAATCACAACAGATAGAAATGGAAGAGTCTTTTTATCAGTGTGAGGAACGTTTTCACAAAATTTTTAACGCCAGTCCCATTCCTATGATGATTTTTGATTTTGCGACTGAAGCTATTATTAATGTTAATCAAAGTTTTTTGCAGATCGCAGAATATGATCGAGAAGAGGTAGTAGGTCGAACGACAAAAAATATTCTGCTTTACGATAGAATGGAAGATCGCAGTAAAATATACAAGCAGATAGGAGAAAGAGGATCCATTCGTAATTATCAATTGAATTTTCGCACTAGAACAAACCGATTGTGGGTAGGCTTATTTTCAGCGGAATTGATAACAATTAACAAAAAACCTTGTCTCTTGGTCCAGATTAATGATATTACAGATAAAAAAAAGTTAGAGAATGAATTAATTCGGTTAGAACGATTAAATCTTGTCGGTCAACTAGCAGCAGGTATTGGCCATGAGATACGCAACCCTTTAACAAGCGTACGAGGTTTTTTGCAGCTCCTACAAGGAAAGAAAGAGCTTGAACATTACGATAACTATTTTGATTTGATGATCGACGAACTTGATCGCGCGAATCAAATTATCACTGATTATCTTTCTCTTTCTACAATAAAGCATGATAGGAGAGAGGAAAAAGAGCTTCACTCTATTGTTCTGGCTCTTCATCCTTTAATTCAAGCAGAAGCATTAAATGCGAACAAACATGTCAGATTCGATGTACAAGAAATACCGATTTCTCTCTACATCGATGAACAAGAAATAAAACAATTATTATTGAATATGGTGCGCAATGGCTTTGAAGCCATGTCAGATGGTCAGACTTTATCGATACGTACTTACATGTCTGGTGATGAAGTCATTCTAGCAATTCAAGATGAAGGCAAGGGCATTGATGTGGACATTCTATCTAAGCTTGGTACACCATTTATGACTTCTAAAGAAGCTGGGACCGGTCTGGGTTTAGCCATTTGCTACAATCTTGCTGCTAGAAATAACGCAACAATTCATGTTGAAACGAGTGATAAGGGCACCACCTTTTATATACTTTTTAAGAATTAAAAAGCACCCGCGGTCTAGATTGACCATGGGTGCTTTTCCTTTTATGGTAAAATAACAACGATTTCACGGTTTTCTTCTTTATACTCCACTTGATAACCTAACTCTTCGCTGATAAGTCGAAGAGGTGCGAAAGCTCTATCTTCTTGCACAGGCAAAGATTGCAAAGACAAGGTGAGAGAGCGACCCTGGAAAAGGACTAACGCTTCCTCTCTATCTTCATCATGGGATGCGACACCACCAAGTGCTTCGATGAGAAAACGAAGAGGCAGATAGGCACGATCTTCTCGTATCATCGGCGCTTGTTCAATGAAGAATTCTTTACCTGATAGGACTGCTTCGGGACGATCGAGATAGAGACGAAGCTCTCTTTGCGTCGGTGGCTCTAAAACTTCTTTGGCTCGTAAAAGCTGTAGACTTCTAGTACTAACAGGAAGGTCCGGCGCAAGTCCAACTTGATCAATCATCCTCCCCTGCGGTGACTGATATCGAGCAATTGTAGCTTTCAAGACACCGCCAGATTCTAAAGGAAAGAGACTTTGTACAGAGCCTTTGCCAAAACTGTTAGATCCAATAAGAAGAGCCTGGGAACGTTCTTGTAAAGCCGCACTTAGCAGTTCTGCAGCACTTGCTGTATGATGGTCAATGAGGACAGCCATGGGAAGAATCGTCTCTGACCCTTCTGTTCGAAAGATGCTTTTATCCCCATCGTTATAAATAAGGTAATATAAAGTCCCTTCTGGTAAAAGGAAGTCTCCAATTGATTGAGCCGCTGTCATAGAACCACCGCCATTGCCGCGCAGATCAAGAAGCAATTTTTCCATGCCTTGTTCTATCAGATCGTTATAAACATTGGCAAAGTCCTCGCCTGCTTGTTCTCCAAAGCTATAGAGACGAATATAGCCAATGGACTCTCCGACGATCTCTCCTTCCGCTTGCGGTATAGAAATGCGTTCTCGAGTCATTGTTAGTTCATAAGGTTCACCGGTTCGAGAATTGTTCAATCTCATTGTAACAGAAGTTCCTTCTGGTCCTCGTACCTGGCTAGCCACGAGATCTGTTGTGACACCTTTCGTAAGCAGATCGTCAACCTGTAAGATAGTATCACCTTTGCCAATACCTGATTTTTCAGCCGGTGAATCAGGAAACACTCTGTCGACGACAGGGTAATCATCAATTTGCGTAATGACCATGCCAATACCAGCGTAGTTCAAATTTAGAGAGTCGAGCAAAGCCTGTTCTTCCTCCGGTGTTAGATAGCTCGTATAAGGATCACCCAAGGCCTCTAAAATTTCATCAATTGAATTATGCTGGAGGATCGCGGCTCCAGGTTGGTCAATGTGATGATATTGCAACAACTGACGCACTTCTTCTAGCAACGCATCTGTGTCTTCTCTTTCACTAGCAACGATTGCTTCCTGTACTTCTACTGCTTCACTTAAAACAATTTCAGCAAGTTGATTTTGACTGCTTTGGTGATAAGCTTGTACAGGTATAAACGTTAAAAAGACAAGGAAAAGAAAAGTGAAAATAACAGTACCTTTCATAGTAGCGCCCCCCTTTGATTGAGAAAGGATACCTTGGTTACTACAGTAAAAGTGGTAGCAGTAGATATTGATAACAATACCTACTAGATTATACTCTATCTGCTTCTGCTTGTCAGTTAGATGGAGCAATAAGAATGGCTCAGTTTGTTACTTTTTTCTCACATCTAACGATACTTTGCCCTTTCGTTCTTTTCTCAAAAAAAGTATTGACAAAAAAGTGGTAACCTGATAATTTTGAGTAGAGATGAGTTTAGAGTTGAGTAGAGTTGAGAAGAGTAGAGTCGAGCGGAGAATGAGCGGGGTCTTTCTATTTATGTATGAAAGAACCGGTCTACTTCGGTAGGCCGGTTTTTTGTTATGCTTTTTTAAGAAATTTAACTTTTTCGCTTGTCGATATAGAAAGGGAGAGTTCATATGAATGGGATCATCGGTTGTCAAGATTTTATGGAACAAAGTAAAAAGTATCGTTATATTCCCATGCACAGTACTTTCTCAGCAGACTTAGATACACCGATTACGTTTTTTCACAAGTTGACAGGTCATGGCCTGGGATACTTATTAGAAAGTGTAGAGCGCGGTACTGTTCTGGGTCGCTACTCCTTCGTAGGCGCAGAACCTATGGCCTTTTTTACTTGGCCCGTAGATGATAACAAGGGAAAAGAGGCCTGCACAGAGAAAAGAGACCCTTTGCTTGCTTTAAGGCATTGGTTAGAGCAATTGCAAGTAGCGCCGCTTTCAACAGAAGGTGAACTTCCTCGGTTCTATGGCGGTGCTGTTGGCTACTTTGCTTACGATTTGATTCGCTATTATGAACGATTGCCAGAAAGGGCTGTCGATGATCGCTCTTTACCAGAAGCTTCTCTGATGGTAACACGCTACACCCTGGTTATTGACCACCTGCGTCACAAAGCGACGTTGGTCTATCTTGCAGAAGCAGGCGATGAAGAAGCCTATCATTTTGCTCTAGAACAATTGCAAGAAAAGTTGCACCTTCTAAAAGCACAGCTAGAACCATCTTCTTTTGAAAAAGCTTTACTTGAAAAGCAAGGTCAAACCTTTGCAGGGAAAGCAGAAGTTACATCTACATTCAATCAAGAGACATTTTGCCGGGCTGTAGATAAGTGCAAAGAATATATTGCAGCCGGCGATGTTTTTCAAGTTGTATTGTCACAGCGCTTTTCACGACCTTTACGGGTCCATCCTTTTAATATCTATCGCTCTTTGCGGTCCCTCAATCCATCGCCTTATCTTTTTTATTTGAACTTACCAGGCTTAACACTGGCCGGTTCTTCGCCGGAGTTGCTTGTTCGAGCAGAAGGCAATCATTTAGAGACCCATCCGATAGCAGGTACAAGGCGAAGAGGCAAAGATGAAGCAGCAGATCGTGAGTTGGCAGAAGATTTGTTGAGCGATCCAAAAGAAAGAGCAGAACATCTGATGCTGGTCGATCTGGGCCGCAATGACATAGGAAGAGTGAGTCGTACAGGTACAGTAAAAGTAGATCGTTTTATGGAAGTAGAGAAATACTCTCATGTGATTCACTTGGTCAGCAAAGTAACTGGCGAGATTGCAGAAGATAAGACAGGTCTCGATGCTTTGGCCAGTGTAATGCCAGCCGGTACCCTTAGCGGTGCTCCCAAAGTTCGAGCTATGGAGATTATTGATGAGCTAGAGCCTGTTCGGCGAGGTCCCTATGGTGGCGCTGTAGGATACCTTGGCTTCGATGGGAATTTAGATTCTTGTATCACCATTCGTACGATGGTCATGCACAATAACCAGGTTGATATTCAAGTTGGTGCCGGTGTTGTCGCTGATTCCGTACCAATTCTAGAATATGAAGAGACCATGAACAAAGCACGAGCCCTTTTTGAAGCGATTGATCGGGCGGAAGGAGAATTTCTATGATCGTAATGATCGACAACTACGATTCCTTCACCTATAACCTCGTCCAGTATCTCGGGGAGTTAGGAGAACAAATACAAGTTTTTCGCAATGATCATGTAGAGATAGCGGAGATTGAAAAATTGCAACCTCAGCACATTGTTATCTCGCCAGGGCCTTGTACGCCCAACGAAGCAGGCATATCGATGGATGTAATTCGACACTTTGCTGGTTCTATCCCTATCCTCGGAGTCTGCCTCGGTCATCAATCGATTGGGCAAGTTTTCGGAGGAAGAGTGATTCGAGCAAGCCGCTTGATGCATGGAAAGACCTCGCCGATTTCTCATGATGGCAAGACAATTTTCGAAAATTTACCCGATCCTTTTACGGCAACGCGCTATCACTCACTGGTGGTAGAACAAGCAACTTTACCAGATTGTCTCGAAGTGTCAGCACGAAGCGATGATGGAGAAATTATGGGGTTGCGTCACAAAGAATTCTGCGTCGAGGGAGTGCAGTTTCACCCGGAATCCATTTTAACAGATAATGGGAAAGGCCTATTAAAGAACTTCTTAAATTTACGATAGCATGAAGGTGAGTAGAGATGAGTCATTTGCAAGAGGATATTGCTCGTGAGAGCTTGTTGACTCTGCTAGATGGGGAGCTTTTAGGAGAGAAGAGAGCAGAATCACTTATGAACGCTGTTATGGAAGGCAAGGTGCCTCCCATACAACTTGCAGGTATCTTGGTGGCTTTGCGGTTTATGGGAGAAAGAGAAGAAGAGTTGACAGGTCTGGCGCGAGCTATGCGCAACCGCGTCTATAGAGAGATGACTCCCTTTGTTCCTGCCAATTACCATGAGATCAAAGACTCTGTTGTAGATACTTGTGGTACCGGTGGCGATGGTGCAGGCACTTTTAATATCTCAACGGCGACAGCGATGGTAGTCGCAGCTGCAGGTGTTCCTGTAGCCAAACATGGCAACCGTGCTGTATCAGGCAAAGCAGGATCAGCAGATGTGTTGGAAGCGTTGGGCCTTGCTGTAGATTGTTCTCCCGAAAAATCATTTCAATGTCTCATGAAGACTGGCTTTGGCTTCTTTTTCGCACCGCAATGTCATCGGGCCATGGCTCATGCAGGACCTGTTCGTCGGGAACTGGGAGTGCCGACCTTATTCAATCTGTTAGGGCCTCTTACCAATCCCGCAGGTGCGAAGAGGCAATTGGTAGGTGTCAATCGTCCTGAACGAGTAGAATTGATGGCTCGAGTCTTGCGAGGTCTCGGTGTTACAAAAGCTTGTGTTGTTCATGGTCACGGCGGCCTAGATGAACTGACACTTACAGGCCCTTCGCAAGTGGCCTTCTTGAAAGAAGGAGAAATCGAGAACACCCTTATTGATCCGAAAGATTATGGTTTTTCTTACTGCCACATAGAAGAAGTAACAGGTGGAACAAAAGAAGAAAATGCAGCCATTCTTGAAAAAATATTTTATGGAGAGAAAGGTCCACAACGTGACATTGTTGTCTTGAACGCAGGTGCTACCTTCTATGTTGCTGATATTGTATCAGATTTGCGTGAAGGGATTGCACTTGCGGAAGTAACGATTGATAGCGGAAATGTTATCGCTTTATTACAAAAGATTAGAACTTTTATGCAGTAAAAGGAGGCGCAATTCTTGGCACAACCTCAAGTTACTTTAGAAGGTTTTCTGCAAAGGGTATGGGATTGCAAGCAAAAAGAGCTTGCAGAGGCAAAAGCAAAAGTTTCTTTTAAGGATTTAGAAAATGAAGTGGTCAACGTACCAGCGCCTCTCGATCTAGCCCAAGCGCTTCGGAATAAGGGCAACCCTATGAAAGTTATCGCTGAGATCAAGAGAGCCTCTCCATCTAAAGGCCTTCTTCATGGTAGTCTACAAGCGCCTGTAATGGCTAAAACGTATGAACAAGCTGGTGCAGCAGCTATCTCGGTCTTAACAGAAGAAAAATATTTTCAAGGCTCCTTACAAGATCTTCGAGATGTAAGAAATCAAGTGAACATTCCTTTGCTGCGAAAAGACTTTCTTTCGGATCCTTATCAGATTGTAGAAGCGAGAGTAGCCGGTGCTGATGCAGTTTTGCTTATTGCAGCTTTTCTTGGGCCTGCCTTGTTAACAGAAATGGTGCAGGCAGCCCTTCATTATAAAGTACAGCCGCTCATTGAAATTCATGATAGCCATGAAATTGCCTGGGTCAATGAAGCCATAACAAGTGGACAGAAAACAGATAGACAGTGGCAACCGATTGTGGGGATCAATGCCAGAAACCTACAAAGCCTTGTTGTTGATAAAGAACAGGTCTTAGAACTGGGAAAACAACTGCCTCAAGACCTGATTAAAGTCGCAGAAAGTGGCCTTAAAGAGCCAGAAGAAGTCTTAAAAGCAAAGCAAGCTGGCTTTGATGCCATATTGGTAGGAGAAGCATTGGTTACAGCAGACTATGCAGGCACAGCTCTAAGGAACCTAGTCAGTTTAACTTGAGGAGGCAATATCGACCGTGGCACGGGTAAAAATTTGCGGTATCGGTACCTATGAAGACGCTATGGTGGCGATTGAAAGTGGCGCCCATGCTATTGCTTTTAACTTTGTTCGAGCTTCTAAGCGCTATATTAACCCTGAAAAAGCGCGAGACATCATCTTGCAGCTACCACCTTTTGTATCGATAGTCGGTGTCTTTGCTGATGAACCTCGCTATAGTGTAGAAGAAATTGCTTCTTTATGTCGTCTTCAAGTTCTTCAGTTTCATGGCCAGGAATCGCCGGAATATTGTCGTCGATGGTCCTATCATACGATCAAAGCGTTTCGTCTTGCTGACGCTAAGAATGACATAGCGAAACAAGAACAGAGCAACGCTTTGTTCAGTTCATGGACTGCTCTGTTAGAAGAATCACAACAATATGACGTCGATGCTTTTCTCGTAGATGCCTACAGCCCTGGTGCATTGGGTGGGACAGGCAAAGCTTTTGATTGGTCTAAGATAGATGGCCCTCTTTCCAAACCTTTTGTTTTAGCGGGTGGACTTAATCCAGACAATGTAGCAGAAGCTGTAAGAATAGTTAAGCCCTATGGCGTTGATGTTGCTTCCGGTGTTGAAGTAGGTGGACGAAAAGATCCTGCCAAAGCCAAAGCATTTATCAATGCTGTTCATAAAGGAATAAGTCTCTACGGTGTTTCAATCTAATAACAAAGGTCCAAAAGGAGATTCAGAGATGTCAACAACTATAAAAGCCGGTCGCTTTGGTTATTTCGGTGGATCCTATGTACCGGAGACATTAAAGCCGGCCTTAGAAGAACTAGCGCAAGCCTATGAACAATACTCTCAAGATGAAGAGTTTCAAAATGAATTTATCTCTTACTTGAATGACTATGCAGGCAGGCCAAGCTTGCTTTATAAAGCAAATCGGTTAAGTGAACGCCTTGGTGGCGCTACGATTTATCTTAAACGAGAAGATCTAAATCATACAGGGTCACATAAGATTAACAACGTTCTTGGTCAAGCCTTATTAGCTTATAAAATGGGCAAAAAGCGTGTGATTGCCGAAACAGGCGCTGGTCAACATGGTGTAGCTACGGCAACAGCCTGCGCCCTCTTTGGATTATCTTGCGAAGTTTATATGGGTGCTGAAGATGTGAAACGACAGGCCCTTAATGTATTGCGTATGGAACTTCTTGGCGCCAAAGTGATTGCTGTAGACAAAGGCACAGCGACACTAAAAGATGCGATCAATGAAGCGCTTCGTGACTGGGTCACAAACGTTGATAGTACTTACTATTGCTTTGGGACTGCTGCTGGACCCCACCCTTATCCAAGTATTGTTCGAGACTTTCAATCGATCATTGGTAAAGAAGCACGAAAGCAAAGCTTACAAGCAGAAGGACGTTTGCCAGATGCTGTTATCGCTTGTATCGGCGGTGGTAGCAATGCCATGGGCATCTTCTCAGGCTTTATCGATGATCAAGAAGTGCCCCTGATTGGCGTAGAAGCAGGCGGCACAGGAATGGAACAAGGAAAGCATGCGGCCTCCCTCGTTGCTGGCAAGCCTGGTGTCTTACATGGGGCTCGTTCTTATCTATTGCAAGACCAATATGGTCAAGTTTTATCGACCCATTCCATTGCAGCAGGCTTAGACTATCCTTCTGTCGGTCCCCAGCTTGCTTACTTAAAAGATTGTGGTAGAGCAAACTTCGAAGTTATTACAGATCGTGAAGCTCTTGATGCCTTTGCTCTTTTAGCAAGTACCGAAGGGATATTGCCCGCTTTAGAAAGCTCTCATGCTGTTGCTCAGGCGATAAAAGTGGCACCTGCTATGAGAAAAGATCAATTTATCATTGTCAACCTTTCTGGTCGAGGCGACAAAGATGTGCATACACTGGCAGAGGAGATGGGCAAGAAATGGTAGAAGAAATGAAGAAAGGAACATACAAAGCCTTACGGGGGACTCAAAAAATTGAAGCCACCTTCGAAGCCTTGAGAAAAAAAGGCAGCAAAGCTTTTATTCCTTATATTACAGCAGGCGATCCTGATATAGCGACAACGAAAGAACTGGTTCTGGCCTTAGAGAACGAAGGGGCTCACATCATTGAGCTTGGAGTGCCTTTTAGCGACCCCGTAGCCGATGGACCTATCATACAAGAAGCCACAGCGCGCTCTCTTGCTGCCGGCACGACTTTGGCATCAGTCCTTGATCTGGTAAAGCAAGTACGACAGGAGTCAGAAATACCTCTGATTCTTATGACCTATTACAACTTACTTCTCGCCTATGGACTGGAAGAATTTGCTCGAGATGGTGCTAAAGCGGGTGTTGATGGCGTCATCATTGCCGATCTTCCTGTAGAAGAAGGCGATGAATTGCGTGAAGTATTAGATCCACAAGGGCTGGCTCTTGTGCCTCTTGTGGCACCAACATCAACACAAGAACGCTTGCAACGTATTGCAGAACATGCCCGTGGCTTTATTTACTGCGTTTCTTTAACGGGTGTTACAGGAGAAAGGCAAGAATTGCCGCCCGATGGCGAGAAGCTGCTTCAACGAATGAGAGAAGTGACCGATCTACCGCTGGCTCTTGGTTTTGGCATCTCGAAAGCGGAGCAAATTCCTTATATGGCAGAAAAAGCCGATGCTGTTATTGTTGGTAGTGCCATTGTAAAAGTAATTGCCCAGAATCTGAATGAAAGAGAAAAGCTGGTACCCCAGGTGGCTTCTTTGGTACGGCAAATGGTGCAGGCTTTGCCACAAAAATTGACAATTAAATAATTCAATCATTGTCAGCCGGTGGAGGCTGTGATATAGTTTATTTTGTAGGACCTTGCCAGAGCAAGGTGTGTAGTATGGGTAGTAGGCATGGAGTTTTGATTTTTTTGGATTCCCAATGTTGTAGGATGGTAGCACGGTAGGAGCCATGAAGATTTTTTAGGCACTCCACCTGTTCTGTTGGAGTGTCTTTTTGTCTCTTTATGAGAAATACCGATTGCCAAACCTTCCGAACGGAAAGATTAAAAGCAAAGAAAAGGGAGGCGTGGATAATGATCATTGTGATGAACCGAGGGGCATCGGATGAAGCCATCGATGCGGTCTGCGAAAGGTTACAGAAAGAAGGATTTGTGATTCATCTATCTAAAGGTGTGGAGAGAACCATTATTGGAGCGGTCGGTGATAAGACGCGCATTGATCGATCTAACTTGGAGGCATTGCCTGGTGTGGAGAAAATTGTCCCGATTTTACAACCCTTTAAGTTAGCGGGAAGAGATTTCCGTCAAGAAGACACAGTGATTCGAATTGGTGATGTAGAAATAGGTGGCGATCAGGTTCAGATTTTTGCTGGTCCTTGCGCCGTCGAGAGCTGGGAGCAATTGATTGAGTCGGCTCGAGCTGTCAAAGCGGCTGGTGCTAAAATTTTACGAGGCGGTGCTTTTAAGCCTCGCACATCACCCTATGCTTTTCAAGGTCTCGAAGAAAAAGGCTTGCAGCTACTAGCACAGGCTCGAGAAGAGACGGGTCTGTTAATTACGACAGAAGTAATGGATCCACGTAGCATCGAAGTAATTGCTCATTACAGTGACATATTGCAAGTCGGCGCTCGCAATATGCAGAACTTTTTCCTGCTCAAAGAGCTATCGAGAGTCAACAAACCGATTTTACTAAAACGAGGCTTATCTTCGACCATAGAAGAATGGTTGATGGCAGCAGAATACTTAATGGCTGGTGGCAACCACCAGGTGATTCTTTGTGAACGAGGCATTCGTACCTTTGAGACATACACTCGCAACACGCTGGATTTAAGTGCCATCCCCATAGTAAAGCAAATGAGCCATCTACCGGTAATTGTTGATCCCAGTCATGGCACAGGGAAGTGGCAACTTGTTCGTCCTATGTCCAAAGCAGCTCTCGCCGCCGGTGCCGATGGGATTATGATCGAAGTTCATCCTAACCCCAGTGAAGCTTTGTGCGATGGACCGCAGTCCTTAACACCTACCAATTTCGAAGCTTTGATGGAAGAATTGCGTACAATGACTCGAATGATGGGGAAGACTTTATAATAATTGAGAAGCAGCAAAAGGTTTTGGAGGTTATATGAAAGAAAAAACCGTTAGAGCCGGTTATTTAGGACCTGAGGGAACCTTCAGTGAAGAGGCCGCTCAGGTCTTTTTTTCTGATCAAGAACAACAGGTTTCTCTATCTCCCTACCCATCCATTACGTCTCTTTATGATGCTTTAGGAACCCGGGAGATTGAGTCGCTGTATTGCCCGTGGAAAACTCCATTGAAGGAACCGTAAATCAAACGCTTGACGAATTGATTGAAAATCCCTCCTTGTTAATCAGTGGTGAAATAATTGTGTCGATTCACCATTGCTTACTTGTTGCACCTGATTGTGACTGGCGACAGGTAGAAAAAGTTTTTT containing:
- the aroF gene encoding 3-deoxy-7-phosphoheptulonate synthase is translated as MIIVMNRGASDEAIDAVCERLQKEGFVIHLSKGVERTIIGAVGDKTRIDRSNLEALPGVEKIVPILQPFKLAGRDFRQEDTVIRIGDVEIGGDQVQIFAGPCAVESWEQLIESARAVKAAGAKILRGGAFKPRTSPYAFQGLEEKGLQLLAQAREETGLLITTEVMDPRSIEVIAHYSDILQVGARNMQNFFLLKELSRVNKPILLKRGLSSTIEEWLMAAEYLMAGGNHQVILCERGIRTFETYTRNTLDLSAIPIVKQMSHLPVIVDPSHGTGKWQLVRPMSKAALAAGADGIMIEVHPNPSEALCDGPQSLTPTNFEALMEELRTMTRMMGKTL